GCGAACTCCCGCGATTTCAGGAGCAGGCGGGCTTGCGGCAGGGCGGTCAGGACCTGCGCCCACAGCGCGACGGTCGGCCGGGTGATCTTGGCCCGGTTGTGGAAGGCGCCGAGCGTGACCGGACCGCCGCCGAGCATGGGAAGCGGCCCGACCGGCACATCCTCCGCCGGCGGGGTGAAGCACAGATAACTGCCGGGCAGGCGCCAGACCTTCTCGGTGAAGAAGCGCTCCTCCCCCGGCGGCAGGACGTGGCGGTCGGCGATGATCCAGTCCATCGTCGGCAGGCCGGTCGTCCCGAAATAGCCGAGCCAGCTCACCTGGACGGGGGCGGGCCGCCGGGCGAACAGGGGCAGGCGGTTGTTGCCGGTGTGGCCGGACAGATCGACGAGGATGTCGATGCCGTCCCGCCGGATCAGCTCGGCCACGGCCGCGTCGCCCATGCCGACGATGGGGCGCCATCCGTCGGCGGCGGCGCGCAGGCTGTCCGTCACGTCGTCGGTCCGGCCGTTGTTGGCGTAGCCGTAGGCGGTGACCGCCGAGCGGTCGTGCGCCCTCAGGACGCTTTCCAGGAAATAGCCGACGGGATGGCTGTTGAAGTCGCTGGAGACGTAGCCGATGCGCAGCGGACGGTGACGATCGTCGCGGACCGCCGGAGCGGCGACGGGGAGGCCGCCGCCGCTTCGTTCGACCCAGTCGCGGGCGGCGGCGAGGAAGTCGGCGTTTCCGCACTCCGGCAGGTAATGCTGCGCCATCAGGGCGTTGCTGTGCGCCATCGGGAAATCCGGACGGTGCGTCAATGCCGAGCGGTAGGCGGCGATGGCCTGGTCCGGGTGCCCTTGCCCCTTCAGGGTGTTGCCGAGGTTGGACCAGGCCAGGGCGAAATCGGGCTGGAAGGCCAGCGCGACGCGGTAGGCCGCCGCCGCTTCGCCCAGCCGGTCCTGCAGATCCAGGGCGTAGCCGAGGTTGCAGTGGGACTCGGCGTTGGCCGGCGCCGCCTGGATGGCGTCGGTGAAGGCGGCGATGGCGGCGTCGGTCTGCCCGACCTCCAGGAACAGCGAGCCGAGGTTGTTCAACGCCTCCACGAAGCCGGGCTGGAGCGCGATGGCCTGACGGTAGGCGGCGACGCTTTCGTTGGGGCGGCGCTGAAGACGAAACAGGTTGCCCAGCCGGAAATGGACGTCCGCCCGGTCCGGACCGAGGCGCAGCGCCGCCATCAGGGCGTCCAGCGCCTCGTCCACGCGGCCGGCGTCGAGCAGGGACGAGCCGAGATTCAGGCGGTATTCCAAGGCTTCCCGGAAGGACAGGGCGGTGCGGATGCTGGCGATGCCGGAGTCGTGATCGCCCCGCTCGGACAGCAGCACGCCCAGCAGGTGCCAGGCGTCGGGATTCCGCGGCTCACGCTTCAGGATCTGGCGGTACGCCCGCTCCGCCTCGTCGCCCCGGCCGTCGTTATGCAGGGTCAGGGCATCGGTGAGCGAGGGCCGGGGATTGCGGCTGTCCGTCATGGAGCGTCCATCGTGGGAGCGGGCATCGCGGGGAAGGGCGGTGCAACTCGGGGGAGAGTAGACCGCCCGGCCGGGGCGCGTCCACGAAGGAAGGGCAGGTTCTCAGCGGAACAGGCCGGGGACGATCCGGACCATGATTCCCGATCCGGACGCCACCAGAATGGCGTCCGATCCGGCGCGGACCCAGTGATGGCCGCGTGGCGGCCGGTGCAGGTGATAGGCGGCGGGCGTGGCGATGACGTGGCGCCGCGAGGCGTAGGCGGTGGGCAGCCGGTCGCCGGGCTTCCAGTGCCGCGCCGCGCGGTGGACCGGCGGAGTCGGGCGGTGCGATTCAGGACGGCGCAGATCGGGGCGGTGCAGATCGGGGCGGTGCAGATCGGGACCGCGGTGGTCCCGCTCGATCCGCGGCGGTTCGCGGTGATCCGGTCCCCAGCCGGCGGCGGCAGCGTCTTGGGTGCCCAGGCCGGCCAGCACGGTAGCGGCGGTCATGGCGGCGATCAGGATGCGCGACATGGGGGTATCCCTCGTTTCGTCAGGCTGGGATCGTGATCCCGATGCCCCGATGCTGCGCCCACCCTGTTGCCGGCGTGTGTCCGGCGCCCCCCTGTTTGGTAACGGACTGTTACGGTTCAGCCCGGCCCGCCGTCAGCCCAATTCGAAGGTCGTCACCCCGAACAGACGCGCGGTGTCGATGGTTGGGGCGGGGCCGAGATACATGCGGGCCGTTTCGAACTGCGGTGTCAGGCCCAGCTCCTCCGCCAGCAGGACGGCGTCGCGGTTGACCTCCGGAACGTCGAGGAAGATCGGGGCGTCGCCCGCCGTGGCGGCGAGCGCCAGAGCCAGATCGCGCGCCGTGCCGCGGTCGGCGGCGTAGAGCGGGCCGATCTTGCTGCCGCTGTGGCAGGGGCGGATCACCCCGAAGCCCCGCAACTCCCCGTCGACCACGGCGGCCAGCGCGGTGGCGCCGGGCAGGGCGATCCAATTGGACAGGAAACCGGCGCGCGGCGCCGGGAACAGGGCGCGGTCCCACGCCAGCAGCCGGTCGAAGGGCACCGTCCGGGCGTCCACCAGCGCCGCGGCGGAGGAGGTTCCGGCGGGCGGGGCGCCGCCGTAGCGGACGTTGCGGTAGGCCAGCGCGAAGCCGGACTTGCGATAGTTGTCCTGCTGGGCCACCACCCCGTCCAGCCCAACGGTGCAGCCTTCCAAATGCCTCAGCCCTGCCTTCCAGAGGTCCCAGCCGAGCCCGCGCCCGCGCATTCCGGGCCGTACGATGTAGAAGCCGAGGAAGCCGAAGTTCTCGGGATAGCGGACGACGGAGAGGCAGGCTGCCGGCTCGCCGTCCAGCTCCCCGATCAGGAAACCTTCGGGGTCCACGGCGTGGAAGGCTCCGGCGTCGTGCAGGCCGGGGTTCCAGCCCTCCGCCCGCGCCCAGTCGACGGCCAGATCCAGCTCGGCCCGGCTCATCACGCGCACGCGGTAGCCTTCCATGGCGTCCCTCCGGTTCAGGGCTGCGGGGCGGGGGCGAAGCGCGCCATGTCCCCGGCGTAGGGTTTGGGCAGGGGGAAAGCGTAACCGCCGGTCTTGCCGGTGCGCAAGCCCAGCACGGCCAGCCCCTCCACCAGCTTCACCGCGGCGGTGACGCCGTCAACCACCGGCACGCCCATCTCGGCGGTCAGGGCACGCGCCAGATCCGCCATCCCGGCGCAGCCCAGGACGACGCTCTCCGCCCCGTCCTCCGCGATGGCTTGGCGGATGGTTTCGCGCACCCGTTCCACGGCGCCGGACGCCGGGTCCTCCAGCGCCAGCACCGGCACGCCGGCGGCGCGCACCCGGCAGCGCCCGGCCACGCCGTAGCGCTCCGCCAGATGCTCCAGCGCCGGGACGGAGCGCGGCATGGTGGTGACCACGCTGAACCGCCCGCCGAGCAGGGTGGCGGTCTTCATCGCCGCCTCGCAGATGCCGACCACCGGGACGGCGGCGAGGCAACGCGCGGCGTCCAGCCCGACATCGTCGAAGCAGGCGATCACCACGCCGTCGATGCCGGGTGCGGCGCGTTCATGGGCGGCGATGACCTCCAGCAGGCCGGGAACGGCGAGCGCCTCGTCGTAATAGCCCTCGATGCTGGCGGGTCCCATGGCCGGGTTGGCGGCGACGATCTCCGTCCCCGGCGCCGCGACGGCGCGGGCGGCCGCTCCGGCCTTCTCGGTCATCGAGGCGGTGGTGTTGGGATTGACGACCAGGATGCGCATGGCTGGCTCCCTGCGTTTCAAGCGGCGGCGCCGGTCCGCCGCAGACGGCGGCGGCGCAGGATCATCACCCCGGCGAGGAACAGGCCGATCACCGTGAAGGAGAACAGCGTCGTCAGCGTGCCCAGCGCGTAGAGCACCGGCGTCGTGACGTTGGTCGTCATGCCGTAGATCTCCAGCGGCAGGGTGTTGAAGGACCCCGCGGTCATCAGCGTGCGCGCGAACTCGTCGTAGGACAGGGTGAAGCCGAACAGCCCGACGCCGATCAGGCTGGGCAGCAGGATGGGCAGCACGACATGCCGCACCGTCTGCCAGGGCGTGGCGCCGAGGTCGCGCGCCGCCTCCTCGTAGGCCGGGTTGAAGCGGTTGAAGATGGCGAAGACGATCAGCAGCCCGAAGGGCAGCGTCCAGGTCAGATGCGCGCCGAGCGCCGAGCCGTACCAGGTCGGCTCGATGCCCAGGATGTTGAACAGCAGGCCGATGCCCAGGCTGACCAGGATCGACGGCACGATCAGGCTGGCCACCGCCAGATAGAACAGCGCCCCGCTGCCCAGGAAGC
This genomic stretch from Azospirillum sp. TSH58 harbors:
- a CDS encoding GNAT family N-acetyltransferase, whose product is MEGYRVRVMSRAELDLAVDWARAEGWNPGLHDAGAFHAVDPEGFLIGELDGEPAACLSVVRYPENFGFLGFYIVRPGMRGRGLGWDLWKAGLRHLEGCTVGLDGVVAQQDNYRKSGFALAYRNVRYGGAPPAGTSSAAALVDARTVPFDRLLAWDRALFPAPRAGFLSNWIALPGATALAAVVDGELRGFGVIRPCHSGSKIGPLYAADRGTARDLALALAATAGDAPIFLDVPEVNRDAVLLAEELGLTPQFETARMYLGPAPTIDTARLFGVTTFELG
- a CDS encoding ABC transporter permease yields the protein MTGTGTRRGLSFYLLAAFFGLFVLFLYGPIATITILSFQGPEGGLTFPMNGVSLHWFRNLFEQQAVGDFGGSFRRSIALGLTVMVLTVLFSLLAGFAFRRRFLGSGALFYLAVASLIVPSILVSLGIGLLFNILGIEPTWYGSALGAHLTWTLPFGLLIVFAIFNRFNPAYEEAARDLGATPWQTVRHVVLPILLPSLIGVGLFGFTLSYDEFARTLMTAGSFNTLPLEIYGMTTNVTTPVLYALGTLTTLFSFTVIGLFLAGVMILRRRRLRRTGAAA
- a CDS encoding tetratricopeptide repeat protein, with the protein product MTDSRNPRPSLTDALTLHNDGRGDEAERAYRQILKREPRNPDAWHLLGVLLSERGDHDSGIASIRTALSFREALEYRLNLGSSLLDAGRVDEALDALMAALRLGPDRADVHFRLGNLFRLQRRPNESVAAYRQAIALQPGFVEALNNLGSLFLEVGQTDAAIAAFTDAIQAAPANAESHCNLGYALDLQDRLGEAAAAYRVALAFQPDFALAWSNLGNTLKGQGHPDQAIAAYRSALTHRPDFPMAHSNALMAQHYLPECGNADFLAAARDWVERSGGGLPVAAPAVRDDRHRPLRIGYVSSDFNSHPVGYFLESVLRAHDRSAVTAYGYANNGRTDDVTDSLRAAADGWRPIVGMGDAAVAELIRRDGIDILVDLSGHTGNNRLPLFARRPAPVQVSWLGYFGTTGLPTMDWIIADRHVLPPGEERFFTEKVWRLPGSYLCFTPPAEDVPVGPLPMLGGGPVTLGAFHNRAKITRPTVALWAQVLTALPQARLLLKSREFADYGVRQTLRDQFAAHGIAPNRLRMEGKTPRADYFHSHNRIDLALSPIPFGGGTTTAESLWMGVPVVTLRGDRWAGRIGVSFLETLGLADRLVADSPEDYVAKTAALAGDPEALAALRAGLRERLRQSPLCDAPAFARSLEEAYRSMWREP
- a CDS encoding RcnB family protein, with the translated sequence MSRILIAAMTAATVLAGLGTQDAAAAGWGPDHREPPRIERDHRGPDLHRPDLHRPDLRRPESHRPTPPVHRAARHWKPGDRLPTAYASRRHVIATPAAYHLHRPPRGHHWVRAGSDAILVASGSGIMVRIVPGLFR
- a CDS encoding aspartate/glutamate racemase family protein, which codes for MRILVVNPNTTASMTEKAGAAARAVAAPGTEIVAANPAMGPASIEGYYDEALAVPGLLEVIAAHERAAPGIDGVVIACFDDVGLDAARCLAAVPVVGICEAAMKTATLLGGRFSVVTTMPRSVPALEHLAERYGVAGRCRVRAAGVPVLALEDPASGAVERVRETIRQAIAEDGAESVVLGCAGMADLARALTAEMGVPVVDGVTAAVKLVEGLAVLGLRTGKTGGYAFPLPKPYAGDMARFAPAPQP